Proteins from a single region of Chryseomicrobium sp. FSL W7-1435:
- the rbsD gene encoding D-ribose pyranase codes for MKKHGILNRELAGIFATMGHTDQLVIADCGLPIPEGVKCIDLSYTLGKPSFLDIVEAVTADFQVEKAIVANELPQFNDDVHYKLDGQFELTYMSHEAFKQQTKHAKVIIRTGEATPYANIILQSGVIF; via the coding sequence ATGAAAAAACACGGGATTCTAAATCGCGAACTTGCGGGGATATTTGCAACGATGGGGCACACCGATCAACTTGTCATTGCCGATTGCGGATTACCCATCCCTGAAGGTGTAAAATGTATCGATCTTTCTTATACGCTAGGGAAACCTTCATTTCTCGATATCGTGGAAGCGGTAACAGCAGATTTTCAGGTCGAAAAAGCAATTGTTGCCAACGAACTTCCTCAATTCAATGACGATGTTCATTATAAGCTAGATGGTCAATTTGAATTAACTTACATGTCGCACGAAGCCTTTAAACAACAAACCAAGCATGCCAAAGTTATTATACGGACAGGCGAAGCAACACCTTACGCCAACATCATCCTGCAGTCCGGGGTCATTTTTTAA
- a CDS encoding sugar ABC transporter ATP-binding protein produces MLEMKGITKSFSGNTVLRDVQFDLVPGEIHALMGENGAGKSTMMKVLTGIHPKDAGTIHWKGEEVAFKSPQEAEAKGIAVIHQELNILPYLSIAENLFLGKEHTIGKTGILKTKKMETEAKSRLAALGLNIDPAAEAATLSVGQQQIVEISRALSSNAEVIIMDEPTAALTDREIDQLFKTVRSLKEKGVAFIYISHRMEEIFALCDRITVLRDGEWVGVKNIAETSFEEIVQMMVGRALGDRFPTRNVQLGETVLEVNSLARAPYFENISFDVKKGEIVAIAGLMGAGRTEIVQSLFGYRKPSAGEVKIDGKAVKIRTPHDAIQHGLAYVTEDRKSEGLILDFSVEQNISLSNFPTLSSNGMMSSKKERDLFDRMKERLGIRTSSPELPVKSLSGGNQQKVVLSKWLGTNPSILILDEPTRGVDVGAKKEIYSIMNELAEKGVAIVMISSELPEVLGMADRVLVMHEGKLTANLANQQLTQEQVMHYATGGGTRV; encoded by the coding sequence ATGTTAGAAATGAAAGGAATCACCAAGTCCTTTAGTGGCAATACCGTCTTGCGCGATGTGCAGTTTGACCTTGTACCAGGTGAAATCCACGCGCTAATGGGAGAGAACGGTGCAGGCAAATCAACAATGATGAAAGTGTTGACCGGTATCCACCCAAAAGACGCAGGGACGATTCATTGGAAAGGTGAAGAAGTAGCTTTTAAGTCTCCTCAAGAGGCGGAAGCAAAAGGCATTGCAGTCATTCACCAAGAACTCAATATTCTTCCTTACTTATCAATCGCTGAAAACTTATTTCTAGGTAAAGAACACACAATTGGTAAAACAGGTATCTTGAAAACGAAGAAGATGGAGACGGAAGCGAAATCCCGATTGGCAGCACTGGGATTGAACATCGATCCGGCAGCTGAAGCGGCTACGTTATCAGTAGGCCAACAACAAATCGTGGAAATTTCTCGTGCCTTGTCTTCAAATGCAGAAGTCATCATCATGGATGAACCGACAGCAGCTCTCACAGACCGAGAAATCGACCAATTGTTCAAAACGGTTCGTTCGCTCAAAGAAAAAGGCGTAGCGTTCATTTATATTTCGCACCGAATGGAAGAAATCTTTGCTCTTTGCGACCGCATCACAGTCCTTCGTGATGGCGAATGGGTAGGTGTAAAAAACATTGCAGAAACGAGTTTTGAAGAAATCGTTCAGATGATGGTAGGGCGAGCCCTTGGTGATCGTTTTCCAACTCGTAACGTACAACTCGGTGAAACGGTGTTGGAAGTGAACAGCTTGGCACGAGCCCCTTATTTCGAAAACATTTCGTTCGATGTTAAAAAAGGTGAAATCGTTGCTATAGCAGGTTTGATGGGAGCAGGTCGCACAGAAATCGTGCAATCTCTTTTCGGCTATCGCAAACCGTCAGCAGGTGAAGTCAAAATTGATGGCAAAGCTGTCAAAATTCGCACACCACATGATGCCATTCAACACGGCTTAGCCTATGTGACAGAGGATCGTAAAAGTGAAGGTCTCATTCTGGACTTCAGTGTGGAGCAAAACATCAGTTTATCGAACTTCCCGACCTTGTCTTCCAACGGGATGATGTCCAGTAAAAAAGAACGAGATTTATTTGATCGTATGAAAGAACGGTTGGGTATTCGCACTTCTAGCCCAGAGCTCCCTGTGAAATCACTGAGCGGTGGGAATCAGCAAAAGGTTGTGTTGTCCAAATGGTTGGGTACCAATCCTTCCATCCTGATCTTAGATGAGCCAACAAGAGGTGTGGATGTAGGAGCGAAAAAAGAGATTTACTCGATTATGAATGAACTTGCGGAAAAAGGCGTGGCGATTGTGATGATTTCCTCAGAATTGCCGGAAGTGCTTGGGATGGCGGATCGAGTACTGGTCATGCATGAAGGCAAACTGACTGCTAATCTCGCCAATCAGCAATTGACACAAGAACAAGTCATGCATTATGCAACAGGAGGTGGAACGCGTGTCTAG
- the rbsC gene encoding ribose ABC transporter permease (functions to transport ribose at high affinity; forms a complex with RbsA2C2B), with protein sequence MQQEVERVSSTASKQGLVQKLVPFLGLFLIITIITILNPDFLSVNNLLNVLRQVSINAIIAFGMTFVILTGGIDLSVGSILALTGAVTAGMMAGGTDPVLAMLLGLILGALLGAVNGVLIAKGNVAPFIATLATMTIYRGLTLVYTEGRPISGLGDSLTFQLLGKGYFFDIPIPVVTMLISFGILYFILKKTTFGRRVYAVGGNEEASKLSGIKTGRIKIYVYALTGFFSALAALILTSRLNSAQPTAGQMFELDAIAAVVLGGTSLTGGRGWIVGTLIGALIIGVLNNGLNLIGVSSFFQQVVKGLVILFAVLIDRKKLI encoded by the coding sequence ATGCAACAGGAGGTGGAACGCGTGTCTAGTACAGCATCAAAGCAAGGTCTGGTTCAAAAATTGGTTCCGTTCCTAGGACTATTTTTGATCATTACAATCATCACTATTTTAAATCCCGATTTCTTATCGGTGAACAATTTACTTAATGTCCTTCGTCAAGTCTCCATCAACGCGATCATTGCGTTTGGGATGACGTTCGTTATTTTGACAGGCGGAATTGATTTATCGGTTGGGTCTATTTTGGCGCTAACAGGTGCCGTTACAGCAGGAATGATGGCAGGTGGTACGGATCCAGTTCTCGCCATGCTACTTGGGTTGATTCTAGGAGCACTACTTGGTGCCGTGAATGGCGTATTAATTGCCAAAGGAAATGTAGCACCATTCATTGCCACTCTTGCTACGATGACTATTTATCGTGGATTGACACTCGTTTATACGGAAGGTCGCCCGATTTCAGGTCTTGGTGATTCACTTACTTTCCAACTGCTTGGGAAAGGCTATTTCTTTGATATTCCGATTCCGGTTGTCACGATGTTGATCAGCTTTGGAATCTTGTACTTTATTTTGAAGAAAACAACTTTCGGCCGCCGCGTTTATGCGGTCGGTGGAAACGAAGAAGCTTCTAAGCTATCTGGTATTAAAACAGGTCGCATCAAGATTTATGTCTATGCTTTAACAGGCTTCTTCTCTGCACTTGCTGCATTGATTTTGACATCACGTTTAAATTCAGCACAGCCGACAGCCGGCCAAATGTTTGAGCTCGATGCCATCGCAGCGGTCGTTCTCGGTGGCACAAGCCTGACTGGTGGCCGTGGTTGGATTGTTGGTACTTTAATCGGGGCATTAATTATCGGTGTCCTCAACAATGGGTTAAATCTTATTGGGGTTTCGTCCTTTTTCCAGCAAGTTGTTAAAGGGCTTGTCATACTATTCGCGGTCTTGATCGACCGTAAAAAATTGATTTAA
- the rbsB gene encoding ribose ABC transporter substrate-binding protein RbsB — MKKLWLLVSLAAVLFLAACSLDSPTTSTESGSGSEGETEGTQTIGFSVSTLNNPFFVTLTDGAEAKAEELGAEITVVDAQDDAAKQASDVEDLIQQGVDFILINPVDSAAVAAAVESANAAGIPVITLDRSAEGGEVVAHVASDNTAGGQMAGEYLVSLVGEGAQVAELEGVPGSSAARERGEGFNSVATDQLDVVAKQTANFNRAEGLSVMENILQSNPDIKGVFAHNDEMALGALEAIEAAGKDIVVVGFDATDDAVASVEEGRLAGTIAQQPAMIGEIGVETAMQVLAGEEVESSIPVELELIGQE; from the coding sequence ATGAAAAAACTTTGGTTACTCGTCAGTCTTGCAGCAGTTCTATTCTTAGCAGCGTGTTCACTTGATTCACCGACTACTTCAACTGAGTCAGGTTCAGGTTCAGAAGGAGAAACAGAAGGTACTCAAACGATTGGTTTCTCGGTTTCTACATTAAACAACCCATTCTTCGTAACATTGACGGACGGAGCAGAAGCGAAAGCGGAAGAGCTTGGCGCTGAAATAACAGTAGTAGATGCACAAGACGATGCAGCGAAACAAGCTTCTGACGTGGAAGATTTAATTCAACAAGGCGTTGATTTCATTTTGATCAACCCAGTTGACTCGGCAGCAGTAGCAGCAGCTGTAGAATCTGCAAACGCAGCTGGCATTCCAGTGATTACTTTAGACCGTTCTGCTGAAGGTGGCGAAGTGGTCGCACACGTAGCATCTGATAATACAGCAGGTGGCCAAATGGCTGGTGAATACTTAGTATCTTTAGTTGGGGAAGGCGCACAAGTTGCTGAACTTGAAGGCGTACCTGGTTCATCAGCAGCACGTGAACGTGGAGAAGGCTTTAACTCAGTTGCAACTGATCAATTAGATGTTGTCGCAAAACAAACGGCTAACTTCAACCGTGCAGAAGGTCTTTCGGTCATGGAAAACATTTTGCAATCGAACCCAGACATTAAAGGTGTATTTGCGCACAATGATGAAATGGCACTTGGCGCTTTAGAAGCGATTGAAGCAGCTGGAAAAGACATTGTCGTTGTTGGATTTGATGCAACGGATGACGCAGTCGCTTCAGTCGAAGAAGGTCGCTTAGCAGGAACAATTGCTCAGCAACCAGCTATGATTGGTGAGATTGGTGTTGAAACAGCTATGCAAGTTCTTGCTGGTGAAGAAGTCGAATCAAGCATTCCTGTTGAGCTTGAGTTGATTGGTCAAGAATAA
- a CDS encoding HD-GYP domain-containing protein, whose product MNVFNIREEIEVEKIAAPRYGVAIIDAILSFAERKELLTFLMVLFTPIVFWVEHVLIPNHMGPELYYLLIFGYSLLFDRRIYIFLMAIIFIGLRYFTYSEGFTVHNWSMLGVLSVLYIGIGIFSLSALKILQEARSTEMKSIYSLLQTIQMRDHYTAQHSRNVAEKSVWIAKEMNLYAEFQQNLYVAGLLHDIGKIAIPDSILIKPDSLTVQEYSEIKKHPQLGMDLLQHAPVMRNKTIRDAILYHHERFDGNGYPTGLIGNEIPLSARIMAIADTYDAMTTNRVYQRKRSPEEAIRIIRENAGTQFDPKIVDAFTSIMNQKLPEMRKVVSL is encoded by the coding sequence ATGAACGTTTTCAATATACGCGAAGAAATTGAAGTGGAAAAAATCGCCGCTCCTCGTTACGGAGTAGCCATTATTGATGCCATTTTGTCGTTTGCAGAACGGAAAGAGCTTCTGACTTTTTTAATGGTTTTATTTACACCTATTGTTTTTTGGGTTGAGCATGTTCTCATTCCTAATCATATGGGACCAGAATTATATTATTTGTTGATATTTGGCTATAGTTTACTGTTTGACCGAAGAATTTATATCTTTTTGATGGCGATTATTTTTATAGGGTTACGCTATTTTACCTATTCAGAGGGTTTTACCGTTCACAACTGGTCAATGCTTGGAGTATTAAGTGTATTATATATTGGAATTGGAATTTTCTCGTTGTCAGCTTTGAAAATCTTGCAAGAAGCTCGCAGTACTGAGATGAAAAGTATTTATTCACTGTTGCAGACGATTCAAATGCGTGATCATTACACTGCCCAACATTCTCGCAATGTGGCGGAAAAGTCTGTGTGGATTGCAAAAGAAATGAACCTCTATGCAGAGTTTCAACAAAATCTTTATGTGGCAGGATTACTCCATGATATCGGGAAAATTGCGATTCCTGACTCGATTTTGATTAAACCAGATTCTTTGACGGTTCAAGAATATAGTGAAATTAAAAAACATCCACAGCTTGGGATGGATCTTTTACAACATGCTCCCGTGATGCGCAACAAGACAATCAGAGATGCCATTCTGTATCATCACGAACGTTTTGATGGCAATGGCTATCCAACGGGCTTAATTGGGAACGAGATTCCGTTATCTGCTCGAATCATGGCAATCGCAGATACTTATGATGCCATGACGACAAATCGAGTTTATCAACGTAAACGTTCGCCAGAAGAAGCGATTCGTATTATTCGAGAGAATGCAGGTACGCAGTTTGATCCTAAAATTGTGGATGCTTTTACAAGTATCATGAATCAAAAATTACCGGAGATGCGCAAAGTCGTATCGCTTTGA
- the lepB gene encoding signal peptidase I, translating into MKMSLVISESNTKEQPTIKTEVISALKFAVFLILLFIFLRFSMSLAIISGESMAPTFEDGSLVIANRLYFEPEAGNIVLFSDNNGFQVIKRVIGMQGDQISIENGIVIVNGVELKESYTQGIPNDMAAQVVPKGHYFLLGDNRTPGASLDSRDAELGTIPLNRISGEMMLALNPFRIGNGY; encoded by the coding sequence ATGAAGATGAGTTTGGTCATCTCTGAATCGAACACAAAAGAACAGCCAACTATAAAGACTGAAGTAATAAGCGCTTTGAAATTTGCAGTGTTTTTAATTTTACTATTTATATTTCTTCGTTTTAGCATGTCCTTGGCCATCATAAGTGGAGAGTCAATGGCGCCAACATTTGAGGATGGCAGTTTAGTTATTGCGAATAGACTATATTTTGAACCAGAAGCAGGAAACATTGTACTGTTTTCAGATAACAATGGATTTCAAGTCATTAAACGAGTAATTGGTATGCAAGGAGATCAAATCTCAATTGAAAATGGAATAGTGATTGTTAACGGTGTTGAGTTGAAAGAGTCTTACACACAAGGAATACCAAACGATATGGCAGCTCAAGTTGTACCCAAAGGACATTATTTTCTACTTGGCGATAACCGCACGCCCGGTGCTAGTTTAGACAGTCGAGACGCTGAGTTAGGAACTATCCCCTTAAATCGGATAAGTGGTGAAATGATGCTAGCATTAAATCCTTTTCGAATAGGCAACGGATATTAA
- a CDS encoding ISL3 family transposase — MFRISTLNRPVSCLVCSSQTVRHSKERRRFRHSYAWGVGTIWIEIDVPRQVCKECGITFVHDFGLGLVRSSTRHYRVEIAKRCHGRTISDVSREYGVPYTTVERWFYQYASRQLETKTARHVLVDEFATRKGHHYATVVLDAKSGCVLSIVEGRDEAAISLALSQVKSSIQTVVSDFAPAMSKATNSVIPDATHVLDRFHLIQFFTDALRRRRRFLDETKRHYHVRTIDRSLACRPEQLDDADLEVARACLREDEFIKDIYYGLQHMRFVLKSTTSGQASRRLKEWIDRFMFHPCGPLAKIAKAVIVRQREMENTILSPLSNGKIEGTNNKIKLIKRRAFGYRNLNNFFTRLKLELGSSK; from the coding sequence GTGTTTCGAATTTCTACGCTGAACCGTCCAGTCTCATGTCTTGTCTGTTCAAGTCAGACAGTCCGCCACTCAAAGGAACGTCGCCGTTTTAGACATTCCTACGCCTGGGGCGTAGGGACGATCTGGATCGAGATAGATGTCCCACGCCAGGTCTGTAAAGAATGTGGTATCACGTTTGTTCATGACTTTGGCTTAGGCCTAGTTCGTTCTTCCACCAGACATTATAGAGTGGAGATTGCAAAACGTTGTCATGGTAGGACAATCTCTGATGTCTCGCGTGAGTATGGTGTTCCGTACACGACCGTTGAAAGGTGGTTCTATCAATACGCTTCGCGCCAGTTGGAGACTAAAACCGCAAGGCATGTCTTGGTCGATGAGTTCGCTACGCGCAAAGGTCATCATTACGCGACAGTGGTCCTTGATGCGAAATCCGGGTGCGTCCTTTCGATAGTTGAAGGTAGAGATGAAGCTGCAATCTCTTTGGCTCTCTCTCAAGTGAAGAGCTCTATTCAAACAGTAGTCAGTGACTTTGCGCCAGCCATGTCGAAGGCCACAAATTCTGTGATACCAGATGCGACCCATGTGCTCGATCGTTTCCACCTGATCCAGTTTTTTACGGATGCGCTGCGACGCCGTCGGCGTTTTCTGGATGAAACTAAACGTCACTATCACGTACGTACAATAGATCGTTCCCTAGCATGTCGTCCAGAACAATTAGACGATGCAGACTTAGAGGTCGCACGGGCATGCCTTCGCGAAGACGAGTTCATCAAGGACATCTATTACGGATTACAACATATGCGATTTGTATTGAAGTCGACTACATCTGGACAAGCTTCTCGTCGTCTAAAAGAGTGGATCGACCGTTTCATGTTTCATCCATGTGGGCCGCTGGCCAAGATTGCAAAAGCTGTGATAGTGCGTCAACGTGAGATGGAAAACACAATACTCTCGCCTCTCTCTAACGGGAAAATAGAAGGTACAAACAATAAGATCAAACTGATCAAACGAAGAGCTTTCGGGTATCGTAATCTGAATAACTTCTTCACAAGGTTAAAACTTGAACTAGGAAGCTCAAAATAG
- a CDS encoding S8 family serine peptidase: MKFRQGLGLTALALLSTLLLQDEVKAKEAEKIDTDQVIVEMKSQQSLMNIEKKGHLIEQLPHEPTKRVATIKVPDGQTMESYITELEAAEGVVSVEPDYKYRLFSTTSQSLFDLRQSHHAKIESVNAWNVTRGAQDVVVAVLDAGPQQDHLDYQQNVRKAYTLDEEYTIDQHGTHVTGLIGAVADNGYFGAGVAPGVSLYLMDVFDGEAAYVSTIADSINEAVEDGVDIINMSLGGYQSSELLNRTIQNAHRDYNVVFVAAAGNEDTSTPSYPAAYANVISVGSVDAIDKASWFSNYGRSLDIVAPGENIYSTLATDRFGTMSGTSMASPIVAGVAALIKSHEPYLTNIEIENRLYATAKDLGETGKDTRFGHGRVNAYAAVNRVASPTPTVMDLTNTSTFIQGEWNRAQLGGILLVKNGTKEIARSTPIREKGYFSIPIPVQQSGAELTVVYRGVDGKQSLPVAVRVLHKEQPAVHLHTLLTNYSTRVTGAALPNAGITIKQNSTELVAGYADAEGRFEFSIPQQAIGTRLSFEISVGDETYEAIDYRIINGNYPDLKEDHWALTSIMYLRDGMVIGGYPDGTFQPTRQTTRAEAARMLASAMNLEVVDEASGYGDVPSTHWANDYIAAVTKAGYFTGKPGNKFDPNGQLTRAEMARIISGAFQFEATEATHFADVPAGHWANLAIAAIFEQGITTGYPNGTYRPSNPITRAEFSLMLEKSLKTN; this comes from the coding sequence ATGAAATTTCGACAGGGGTTAGGTCTTACTGCACTCGCATTGCTATCCACTCTACTTCTTCAGGATGAAGTGAAAGCAAAAGAAGCTGAGAAAATAGATACCGATCAAGTGATAGTAGAAATGAAATCACAACAATCTCTCATGAATATTGAAAAGAAAGGCCATTTAATTGAACAATTACCTCATGAACCCACAAAACGCGTGGCAACAATAAAAGTACCTGATGGACAAACAATGGAGTCTTACATAACAGAACTTGAAGCAGCAGAAGGGGTTGTTTCAGTAGAGCCGGATTACAAATATCGCTTATTCTCTACAACTTCTCAATCACTGTTTGACCTCAGACAGTCGCATCATGCAAAGATAGAATCTGTTAACGCCTGGAATGTAACACGTGGCGCGCAAGATGTTGTGGTTGCTGTATTAGATGCAGGTCCACAACAAGACCATCTGGACTATCAACAAAATGTTCGCAAAGCTTACACACTTGATGAGGAGTATACAATCGATCAGCATGGTACGCACGTCACTGGTCTAATTGGGGCAGTCGCAGACAATGGCTATTTTGGAGCAGGTGTAGCACCAGGCGTTAGCTTATATTTAATGGATGTATTTGATGGAGAAGCGGCATATGTCTCTACTATTGCTGACAGTATCAATGAAGCTGTAGAAGACGGAGTAGACATTATCAACATGAGTCTTGGCGGGTACCAATCTAGCGAATTGCTCAATAGAACGATTCAGAATGCTCATCGCGATTACAATGTGGTGTTCGTGGCTGCTGCTGGAAATGAAGATACCTCCACTCCTTCTTATCCTGCTGCCTATGCCAATGTCATTTCTGTAGGGTCCGTTGATGCGATTGATAAAGCTTCCTGGTTTTCGAATTATGGAAGGTCGTTAGATATTGTAGCTCCTGGAGAAAATATTTATTCGACTTTAGCTACGGACAGATTTGGTACTATGTCCGGGACTTCAATGGCTTCGCCGATTGTAGCGGGTGTAGCTGCCCTTATTAAATCCCATGAACCTTACTTGACGAATATTGAAATTGAAAATCGTTTGTATGCCACTGCTAAAGATTTAGGGGAAACTGGAAAAGATACACGCTTTGGGCATGGCCGAGTCAATGCATACGCTGCCGTGAATCGTGTAGCTTCGCCAACCCCGACTGTCATGGATTTGACCAATACGTCTACGTTTATCCAAGGAGAATGGAATCGTGCCCAGTTAGGCGGTATTCTACTAGTTAAGAATGGTACAAAAGAAATCGCTCGTAGCACACCGATTCGTGAAAAAGGGTACTTTTCAATTCCGATTCCTGTACAGCAAAGTGGTGCAGAGTTAACGGTGGTTTATAGAGGAGTGGACGGAAAGCAAAGTTTGCCTGTAGCTGTGCGAGTTCTTCATAAAGAGCAACCAGCTGTCCATCTCCATACACTTCTCACAAATTATTCAACGCGAGTGACCGGAGCAGCTTTACCAAACGCGGGTATCACAATCAAACAAAATTCAACGGAACTAGTAGCCGGTTATGCGGATGCAGAAGGCCGTTTTGAATTCTCTATCCCGCAACAAGCCATCGGGACGAGATTATCGTTTGAAATTTCTGTGGGTGACGAAACCTATGAAGCAATTGATTATCGAATCATCAATGGGAACTATCCAGATCTAAAAGAGGATCATTGGGCCCTGACTTCTATTATGTACTTACGCGACGGAATGGTCATAGGTGGATATCCAGACGGCACATTCCAGCCGACACGACAGACTACTCGAGCGGAAGCGGCGCGAATGTTAGCCAGTGCCATGAATTTAGAGGTGGTAGATGAAGCATCTGGTTATGGAGATGTCCCTAGCACACATTGGGCGAACGATTATATCGCAGCTGTTACAAAAGCTGGATACTTTACTGGCAAACCAGGAAATAAATTCGATCCAAATGGTCAACTGACACGAGCAGAAATGGCGCGAATTATTAGTGGAGCTTTCCAATTTGAAGCAACAGAGGCGACTCATTTTGCAGATGTACCTGCAGGCCATTGGGCAAACCTAGCTATAGCGGCTATTTTTGAACAAGGAATCACAACTGGCTACCCAAATGGAACATACCGACCAAGTAACCCGATAACTCGTGCAGAATTTTCCCTGATGCTCGAGAAATCACTGAAGACTAATTAA
- a CDS encoding SEC-C metal-binding domain-containing protein — protein sequence MKQPNFHEMYKDHLSEKQWAPIDAELSLENALARVTKYELDKMRKFADIKGVSKLTKAKLAEVLVDQQQNLLEATMNVIDRERFEFLERAATHGFIEFAPVNVRIYSWFLKTGLLIPGSIDNKFVLVMPVDYRQPILEAKTNLNYQRMIKENDELMFVTKGLLEMFGVMRWSQLVEELTAIDSIPTHLQPSAVKTVITEYNHYDDYFEIKKEWVSDLLVDEPEDLLQAIDERPSIEPLAVTKKQMLELGKRGELEKTREFERFEKYLQKTFRVKKEEGEEILAQTILDIRNELTFHEVMQGIVKFFEFSTKAEAAEFAGYLTKLVNSTPRWILKGHAPNDLSDQSEPKTTTPPTKVTGRNEPCPCGSGKKYKKCCGK from the coding sequence ATGAAACAACCAAATTTTCACGAGATGTACAAAGACCATTTGAGTGAAAAGCAATGGGCACCTATTGATGCAGAGCTATCACTCGAAAATGCCCTGGCACGCGTGACCAAATATGAACTAGATAAAATGCGTAAGTTTGCAGACATTAAAGGTGTTAGTAAACTAACCAAAGCAAAACTGGCAGAGGTACTTGTTGATCAGCAACAGAACCTGTTAGAAGCAACGATGAATGTCATTGACCGTGAGCGTTTTGAGTTTCTTGAACGAGCTGCTACCCATGGATTTATCGAGTTTGCTCCCGTGAATGTCCGGATTTACTCTTGGTTTTTGAAAACTGGTCTATTGATTCCTGGTTCTATTGACAATAAATTTGTCTTAGTGATGCCTGTGGATTACCGCCAACCTATTTTAGAAGCTAAAACAAATCTCAATTATCAGCGAATGATTAAAGAAAACGATGAGTTGATGTTTGTAACTAAAGGACTTCTTGAAATGTTTGGTGTCATGCGTTGGTCACAGCTTGTTGAGGAACTAACGGCAATCGACAGCATACCTACACATTTGCAGCCTTCAGCTGTTAAAACAGTTATTACGGAATACAACCACTACGATGATTACTTCGAAATTAAAAAAGAGTGGGTTTCGGATCTTCTTGTTGATGAACCAGAAGACCTCTTACAGGCAATTGATGAAAGACCTTCAATCGAACCTTTAGCTGTAACTAAGAAACAGATGCTGGAGTTAGGGAAGCGCGGAGAACTTGAGAAAACGCGTGAATTTGAACGTTTTGAAAAGTATCTACAAAAAACGTTTCGTGTTAAAAAAGAGGAAGGCGAAGAAATCCTTGCTCAGACAATACTCGACATACGAAACGAATTAACCTTCCATGAAGTCATGCAGGGTATCGTGAAATTTTTTGAGTTCTCAACGAAAGCGGAAGCAGCGGAGTTTGCCGGTTACTTAACAAAACTTGTGAACTCAACGCCACGATGGATTCTAAAGGGGCATGCACCGAACGATTTATCTGACCAGTCGGAACCAAAGACTACTACGCCACCGACTAAAGTGACTGGACGCAATGAACCATGTCCATGTGGTAGTGGGAAGAAATATAAGAAGTGTTGCGGTAAATAA